Sequence from the Kineosporia succinea genome:
TGGGTCACGAAAACCCGCTCGGAGCGGTCGGTGTAGCTGCGCGAGCCCCAGACCCGCACCGCGAACCGGTTCATCGGGATCACCGCCGAGGGCACCCGCCGGCCGGTCGCGACCATCATCCGGAACACGTCGTTGGCGACCAGTTCCTCGTCGAACCAGGTGCGTGCCCGGCCCAGCGGTGCCAGGCCGTCTTCGAGCGGCAGGCGGGTCTTGTAGCGGGTCTGCACCCGGTCGGTGTGCGGGAACCAGTAGAACTCGAAATGGTCGATGCTGCCCGCCAGTTCGTCGAAGCGGGCGAGCACCTCACCGATCGGCAGCGACACCTCCTGCGCCCGCAGCGCGAAGGCCGGCACGGTCTGCAGCGTCACGGTCGAGACCACGCCGAGCGCACCCAGACTCACCCGGGCGAACTCGAACACGTCGGCGTTCTCGGTGGCCGAGCAGTGCAGCACCTCGCCGGAGGCGGTGACCAGCTCCAGCGCCCGGACCTGGGTGGAGAGCGCGCCGAACCGGGCCCCGGTGCCGTGCGTTCCGGTGGCCAGGGCACCGGCCACGGTCTGCCGGTCGATGTCGCCGAGGTTGGTCATGGCCAGCCCGGCCTCGGCCAGCAGCGCGTTCAGCCGCCGCAGGGTCAGCCCGCCCTCGACGGTGACCAGGCCGGTGGTGCAGTCGAGCGAGCGCACCCCGGCGTGCCGGTCGAGCGACAGCTGCAGCTGCTCGGGCCGGGCGATGCCGGAGAAGGAGTGCCCGGAACCCACCGGGCGCAGCTTCCGGCCCTCGGCCTGTCTCACCGCGGCCACGATCTCGTCGGTGCCGCGGGGCGTGAGCACCGTGCAGTCGGCGCTCTCGCACCCCGCCCAGTTCGCCCACCCCGACGAACTTCCCGGTTCAACGGACATCACCACGGCCGCCCCCTCCGAGGGAACTGGACGCCCGTCCAGTTCACCGGAAGTCTGTCTCGCTACGGGCGGTGAGTCAATGGTCACAGCGACCGCTTGACCGATTCGCCGGAATACCCCGACGCTTGCCCGCATGAGCGAGCACCCCCTCCGGACGGCCACCAAGGACCGGCTCGACCACGCCACCGCCCATCTCGACCCACCCGTCGCCGTGATCGACCTCCCGGCTCTCGACGCGAACGTGGCCGACCTGCTGCGCCGGGCCGCCGGCAAGCCGATCCGCCTGGCCAGCAAGTCGATCCGGAGCCGGGCCGTGCTGGAACGGGTGCACGCCCTTCCCGGGTTCGCCGGGGTGCTGGGTTACACCGTCGCCGAGGCGATCTGGCTGTCGCAGACGCTCGACGACATCGTGGTGGCCTATCCCTCCGCCGAACGCAACGCGCTGCGCGAGCTGGCCGCCGACGAGCGGGCCCGGGAGCGGGTGACGCTGATGGTCGACTCCCCCGAGCAGCTCGACCTCATCGACGCGGTCGCCCCGGGCCACCCGGAGCTGCAGATCTGCCTCGACCTGGACGCGTCGCTGCGGGCCGCCGGGGGCCGCGTGCACATCGGCACCCGCCGCTCGGCCGTCTTCACCCCGGCCGACGCGCTGCGGGTGGCCCGGGAGATCGACTCCCGCAACGGTTTCCGGCTGACCGGCATCATGTCCTACGAGGGGCAGGTGGCCGGGCTCGGCAACCGGCCGCCGGGCAAGCCACTCTACGGGCTCGCGGTCACCGCGATGCAGACGCTGTCGGTGCGCGAGCTGGCGGGGCGCCGGGCCGAGGTGGTCGCCGCGGTGAACGCCGAGTTCCCGCTGCGGTTCGTGAACGCCGGCGGAACGGGCTCCCTGGAGACCAGTTCGGCCGAGTCCGCGGTGACCGAGCTGACCGCCGGTTCGGGGCTCTACGGGCCCGGGCTGTTCGACGGCTACCGGCACTTCCGGCCCGCCCCGGCCGCGCTCTTCGGCACCGACGTGGTGCGCCGTCCGGGGCCCGGTTTCGTCACGGTGACCGGGGGCGGCTGGATCGCGTCGGGTCCGGTCGGTCACGACCGCGAGCCGATCCCGGCCTATCCGCAGGGACTCTCGCTGATCGGCACCGAGGGCGCGGGTGAGGTGCAGACCCCGCTGAAGGGGGCCCCGGCCGACGGCCTGGCCGTCGGCGACCGGGTCTGGTTCCGGCACGCGAAGGCCGGTGAACTGGCCGAGCACGTCGCCACGCTGCACCTGGTGGCCGCCGACGGCACCGCCGAAGAAGTACCGACCTATCGGGGCGAGGGCAAGCACTTCCTCTAACAGTCAGGGGTTTTCCATGGTGGACGTGGTGGTCGCCGGTGGTGGGATCATCGGGCTCACGTCGGCGGTCCGGCTGCTCGAGGCCGGGCACCGGGTCACCGTGCTCAGCGCGCACCCGCCCGAGCAGACCGTCTCGGCCGTGGCCGCCGCGGTCTGGTACCCGACGCACTTCGAGGCCGACGACCGGCTGCTGCTCTGGGGTCAGCAGGCGCTGCTGGAGCTGGCGAGGCAGGCGTCCGAGGGCGTGCCCGGCGTGACCATGCGGCACAGTCGCATGCTGCTGCGCGGCGCCACCGACACCCCGTGGTGGGCCCAGGGCGTGCCGGGGTTCCGGCTCGAGGCGGCCCCCTCGCCCGAGTTCACCGGCGAGTGGCGGTTCACCGTGCCCGCGGTGCAGACCCGGTCGTACCTGTACTGGCTGATCGAGCAGGTCGAGACGCTGGGTGGATCGGTGGTGCGCCGCACCCTCGCGAACCTGGGCGAGGCCGGGGGCGACGTCGTGGTCAACGCCACCGGCCTGGCCTCCCGCGAGCTGGTGCCCGATCCGGCCGTGCACCCGATCCGCGGCCGCATCGTCGTCCTCAGCAACCCGGGCATCACCGTCTCCTGCCGCGACGAAGACGATCCCGAGGGCGGGATCTACGTGCACCCGCGCTCGCGGGACGTGGTCGCCGGCGGCACGTTCGAGCCCGGGCAGAACGACCTCTCCCCCGACGAGTCCGTCACCGGGTCGATCCTGCGGCGGTGCACGGCGATGGTGCCGGAACTGGCCCGGGCCCGGGTGCTGCGGTCGGTCGCCGGTCTCCGTCCCGGGCGGGAGGGCGGGCCTCGGCTCGAACGCGCGCAGCTGCCCGACGGCCGGCCGGTCGTGCACACCTACGGGCACGGCGGAGCCGGCATCACGCTGAGCTGGGGATGTGCGGACGAGGTGGTCACCCTGGTCTGACGGCTCGCTCGAATGGTGGCCGGCCGGGATGTGTGACAGGTCTAGGGCGTGACCTCGCACGACACCATGCCCCAGACGCGACACGACAACCGCTGGCCCGCCTTCGCCGTGTGCCTGGTGGCCGGGTTCATGACGCTGCTCGACGTGAGCATCGTCAACGTGGCCCTTCCCTCGATCCGCAGCGGCGTCTCGGCCACGTCGAGCGAGCTGCAGTGGGTCTCCTCCGGCTACGCGCTGAGCTTCGGGCTGGTGCTCGTGGCGGCCGGGCGGATGGGCGACGTGCGTGGCCGCAAGAACGTGTTCATCGCCGGGCTCACCCTGTTCACCCTGGCCAGCGCCCTGTGCGGGCTGGCCCCGAACGCCGCGCTCCTGGTGGTGGCCCGGGTGCTGCAGGGGGTCGCCGGGGGCCTGTTGCAACCGCAGATCTCGGGCTTCATCCAGGAACTGTTCCAGGGCAAGGAGCGGGCCCGGGCGTTCGGTCTCTTCGGCGCCACCGTGGGTATCTCGACCGCGGTCGGCCCCCTGGTCGGCGGCGCGCTGATCGCCGCGTTCGGCACCGACCACGGCTGGCGCGCGGTCTTCTTCGTCAACGTGCCGGTCGGCATCGCCGCGGTGATCGCGGCCTTCCGGCTCCTGCCCGCCTCGACGACCCGCCGGGAGTCCAAGGGCCTCGACCCGGTCGGCGCGGTGCTGCTCGGCGCCGGGGTGCTCTGCCTGCTGCTGCCCCTGGTCGAGTCGCGCAGCTGGACCGGCGTCCTGCCCTGGCTGCTGATGATCCCCGCGGTGCTGCTGCTGACCGGGTTCGTGCTCTGGGAACGTCGCGCCGCCGACCCGATGGTCGACCTGAACCTGCTCCGGATCCCCTCGTACAGCCTGGGTTCCGTGGTCGGCCTGGTGTACTTCGCCGGTTTCACGGCCATCTTCTTCGTGTTCGCCCTGTTCCTCCAGGAGGGCAAGGGTTATTCGGCGCTGGAGTCCGGGCTCGCGCTCACCCCGTTCGCGATCGGCTCGTCGGTGGCGGCCTTCGTCGGCGGCCGGCTGATCGGCCGTCTCGGGCTGCGCCTGGTCGCGATCGGGCTGGCCATGGTGATCACCGGGCTGCTCGCGACCGTCGTGGCGGTGCGCCTGGTCGACGGCGACGGGATCGGGCTCTGGACGGCCCTGCCGTTGCTGATCGCCGGGCTCGGCAGCGGCGCGGTGATCTCGCCCAACCTCACCCTGACGCTCGGCGACGTGCCGGTGGCCCAGGCCGGCACCGCGGGCGGCATCGTGCAGACCGCGCAGCGCATCGGTGCCGCGGCCGGGATCGCCGCGGTCGGCGCGTTGTTCTTCGCGCGGCTCGACGGCACCCGGGGAGACTGGAACGCCTCCCTCTCGGACGCGCTGCTGCTGTGCGCGGCGGTCACTTTCCTGGCGCTCGTGGTGGCCGTCACCGACCTGCGCCGACGGGCTCACCGCACCGCCGCGTCCACCGTCGGGAGCGCACAGACGTGAGCCGCGAGGCCCACTCGCTGCCAGAGTGGGCCTCGCGGCCACTGATCACTACGGGTGTTTCTACAGCCGATTGTCGACCTGGGCCCCCGTCCGGGTGAGCGTCACCGTCACCTCGGAGACCTCCATTCCTGTTGCGTCTTCCATCTGCTGGAACTCGTCCATCGCGTCCTGAAGGGTTCCTACGGTGGTGTTGTTGTTGTTCAGGAACGCGTTCAGGGCCGTCTGGTCAAGACTTTGCGGCTGACCGGCGGTGTTCTGATCGGCTATCACCTCCTGAGTGGCCTGCAGGTCCTGATCCGCGAGGATCGCGTCCTGCAGCTGGGCCCGCTGAAGGCCGAAAGCCTCCAGCTGGGCCTGGATGTCATCGGCCCGTTGCTGTGCGTCCTGCTGGGCCTCGAGCTGTGCCTGGCGCTCGTCCAGACGGTCCAGGACCGCCTGCTGCGACTGCTGCGCCTGACTCGCCTGCTCGGTCAGCTGGGCCTGGCGGTCCGTTGCTTCCCGGGCCTGCTGCGTACGCAGCGCGTTCTGCTCAGCGAGGGCCGTGGCCTGTTCGCTGATCGCAGTGGCCGTGTCGCCGAGGTTTCCGATGGGGCCGATGGTCATGTCTGCACCTCGATTCAAGTCGACGGTTACCGACGTCATCAGCATCGGCCCCACCCCCGGAACCTGTAACAGCCGGGATGAGCCGATCGGCGGAAGGGCCCGCCGCATTCGCACGCCCGGAGCAGCGTTCGGTTGCGGGCCCCGCGGACTCAGGTGTCGAATGCGCGCGCATCCACCACACGCTCGCGGTCCTCTTCCTTCCGGGCCTTCCTAGCCGAAGTACTGCCGGAGCCAGTCGAACTGCTCCACCTGCTGATGGAACTGGCCGCCCTCGTGGTCGTTGTACGCCCACTCGCGGATCTGCTTCTCGCCCGACCAGGCGTTGTAGGCGCCGTAGACGGTCGAGGGCGGGCAGGTCAGGTCCATCAACGCGACCGAGAACAGGGCCGGCACGGTGCCGCCGGTGCGGGCGAAGTTGACGG
This genomic interval carries:
- a CDS encoding MFS transporter, yielding MTSHDTMPQTRHDNRWPAFAVCLVAGFMTLLDVSIVNVALPSIRSGVSATSSELQWVSSGYALSFGLVLVAAGRMGDVRGRKNVFIAGLTLFTLASALCGLAPNAALLVVARVLQGVAGGLLQPQISGFIQELFQGKERARAFGLFGATVGISTAVGPLVGGALIAAFGTDHGWRAVFFVNVPVGIAAVIAAFRLLPASTTRRESKGLDPVGAVLLGAGVLCLLLPLVESRSWTGVLPWLLMIPAVLLLTGFVLWERRAADPMVDLNLLRIPSYSLGSVVGLVYFAGFTAIFFVFALFLQEGKGYSALESGLALTPFAIGSSVAAFVGGRLIGRLGLRLVAIGLAMVITGLLATVVAVRLVDGDGIGLWTALPLLIAGLGSGAVISPNLTLTLGDVPVAQAGTAGGIVQTAQRIGAAAGIAAVGALFFARLDGTRGDWNASLSDALLLCAAVTFLALVVAVTDLRRRAHRTAASTVGSAQT
- a CDS encoding amino acid deaminase/aldolase; this encodes MSEHPLRTATKDRLDHATAHLDPPVAVIDLPALDANVADLLRRAAGKPIRLASKSIRSRAVLERVHALPGFAGVLGYTVAEAIWLSQTLDDIVVAYPSAERNALRELAADERARERVTLMVDSPEQLDLIDAVAPGHPELQICLDLDASLRAAGGRVHIGTRRSAVFTPADALRVAREIDSRNGFRLTGIMSYEGQVAGLGNRPPGKPLYGLAVTAMQTLSVRELAGRRAEVVAAVNAEFPLRFVNAGGTGSLETSSAESAVTELTAGSGLYGPGLFDGYRHFRPAPAALFGTDVVRRPGPGFVTVTGGGWIASGPVGHDREPIPAYPQGLSLIGTEGAGEVQTPLKGAPADGLAVGDRVWFRHAKAGELAEHVATLHLVAADGTAEEVPTYRGEGKHFL
- a CDS encoding D-arabinono-1,4-lactone oxidase, which produces MSVEPGSSSGWANWAGCESADCTVLTPRGTDEIVAAVRQAEGRKLRPVGSGHSFSGIARPEQLQLSLDRHAGVRSLDCTTGLVTVEGGLTLRRLNALLAEAGLAMTNLGDIDRQTVAGALATGTHGTGARFGALSTQVRALELVTASGEVLHCSATENADVFEFARVSLGALGVVSTVTLQTVPAFALRAQEVSLPIGEVLARFDELAGSIDHFEFYWFPHTDRVQTRYKTRLPLEDGLAPLGRARTWFDEELVANDVFRMMVATGRRVPSAVIPMNRFAVRVWGSRSYTDRSERVFVTQRRVRFKEMEYAIPRAAMPEAMSRVRAAVDASSWRIGFPVEIRVLAPDDIPLSMASGRESAFIAVHVPAGAPHDGYFGAVERIMADYAGRPHWGKMHTLDADALARVYPLHAEFAALRNRLDPQGLFGNAYLDRVLGPIG
- a CDS encoding FAD-dependent oxidoreductase: MVDVVVAGGGIIGLTSAVRLLEAGHRVTVLSAHPPEQTVSAVAAAVWYPTHFEADDRLLLWGQQALLELARQASEGVPGVTMRHSRMLLRGATDTPWWAQGVPGFRLEAAPSPEFTGEWRFTVPAVQTRSYLYWLIEQVETLGGSVVRRTLANLGEAGGDVVVNATGLASRELVPDPAVHPIRGRIVVLSNPGITVSCRDEDDPEGGIYVHPRSRDVVAGGTFEPGQNDLSPDESVTGSILRRCTAMVPELARARVLRSVAGLRPGREGGPRLERAQLPDGRPVVHTYGHGGAGITLSWGCADEVVTLV